One Sediminibacillus dalangtanensis genomic region harbors:
- the rplK gene encoding 50S ribosomal protein L11: MAKKVIKVVKLQIPAGKANPAPPVGPALGQAGVNIMGFCKEFNARTQDQAGMIIPVEITVFEDRSFTFITKTPPAAVLLKKAAGIETASGEPNRNKVATVKRDKVKEIAETKMPDLNAANVEAAMRMVEGTARSMGIVIED, translated from the coding sequence GTGGCTAAAAAAGTTATTAAAGTTGTTAAACTTCAAATCCCTGCAGGGAAGGCAAACCCGGCACCGCCAGTTGGACCGGCATTGGGTCAAGCAGGTGTAAATATCATGGGATTTTGTAAGGAATTCAATGCCCGTACGCAAGACCAGGCTGGCATGATTATTCCAGTAGAAATCACGGTGTTTGAGGACCGTTCATTTACATTTATCACAAAAACTCCGCCTGCTGCTGTGCTTCTTAAAAAAGCAGCTGGAATCGAAACGGCATCAGGTGAACCAAACCGTAATAAAGTTGCTACTGTCAAGCGCGACAAAGTAAAAGAGATTGCGGAAACCAAAATGCCTGATCTGAATGCTGCTAACGTGGAAGCGGCTATGCGTATGGTTGAAGGTACAGCGCGTAGTATGGGAATCGTTATCGAAGACTAA